From the genome of Lawsonella clevelandensis, one region includes:
- the dxs gene encoding 1-deoxy-D-xylulose-5-phosphate synthase — MSILEHINEPDDLTELSYLEMKELAAEIRQFLINNVSHTGGHLGPNLGVVELTLAVHRVFKSPQDAIIFDTGHQSYVHKMLTGRREYFDTLRQAGGLSGYPSRSESRHDWVESSHASASLSYADGLAKAFAIDGITRRNIVVVVGDGALTGGMTWEALNNIAEHKYTSLTIVVNDNGRSYAPTIGGLAERLTRLRTENAYEWAMDQTKKELQKRGKLGQFIYSLLHGFKTGIKDTVVPEPLYSDLGLKYIGPVDGHDQRSMEMALERARDFDGPVIVHAVTRKGEGYAFAEHNMQDHMHTTDAIDPVTGVCLVPRKPGWTAVFAREMLRIGAEHPEVVAITAAMAEPVGLAPFREKYPERFFDVGIAEQHAITSASGLALGGKHPVVALYSTFLNRAFDQLLMDVALIKQPVTVVLDRSGVTGPDGASHDGMWDLSLMSIIPSIRVAAPRDPQRLREEIAEAIETKDGPTVVRYPKGIVTDDLNALESTDDGVDILCKYGDDILIVGVGTFARRAVAAAHKLAEEGIQATVVDPRWILPIPPSILAHACQYRMVVVYEDNGINGGIGSVLGNVLRKNECDVPLRQLALPQEFLPVGTRKTLLEERGLDAESAAERMQDWFRHLTR, encoded by the coding sequence GTGTCTATTCTGGAACACATCAATGAACCTGATGACCTTACTGAGTTAAGTTATCTCGAGATGAAGGAATTAGCGGCAGAGATCCGCCAATTCCTCATCAATAACGTTTCGCATACCGGTGGTCACCTGGGCCCTAATCTCGGTGTGGTCGAATTGACGCTAGCAGTCCACCGCGTTTTTAAGTCTCCACAAGATGCCATCATCTTTGACACAGGACACCAAAGCTACGTTCACAAGATGCTCACTGGGCGACGCGAATACTTTGATACATTGCGGCAGGCAGGTGGCCTTTCCGGGTACCCGAGCCGCTCTGAGAGCCGACATGACTGGGTGGAATCGTCCCATGCCTCAGCCTCACTGTCGTACGCCGATGGGCTGGCAAAAGCCTTCGCCATAGACGGCATAACCCGTCGCAATATCGTTGTGGTGGTCGGAGACGGGGCACTCACGGGCGGTATGACATGGGAAGCGCTCAACAATATCGCTGAGCACAAGTACACGTCACTCACCATCGTGGTTAATGACAATGGTCGCTCCTATGCGCCGACCATCGGTGGCCTTGCCGAGCGCCTCACTCGTCTGCGGACTGAAAACGCATACGAGTGGGCCATGGACCAAACGAAGAAGGAACTGCAAAAGCGTGGAAAGTTGGGGCAGTTCATCTACTCGTTGCTACATGGTTTTAAGACCGGCATCAAAGACACTGTCGTCCCCGAGCCGCTCTATAGCGATTTAGGACTCAAGTACATCGGCCCTGTTGATGGTCACGATCAGCGGTCCATGGAAATGGCCCTTGAACGTGCTCGAGATTTTGACGGCCCGGTCATTGTCCATGCGGTGACGCGGAAGGGCGAAGGTTACGCGTTTGCGGAACATAATATGCAGGATCACATGCACACCACGGATGCAATCGATCCTGTGACAGGAGTCTGCCTGGTTCCCCGCAAGCCCGGGTGGACAGCGGTTTTTGCACGTGAAATGCTCCGCATCGGAGCTGAGCATCCCGAGGTCGTGGCTATTACCGCCGCAATGGCAGAACCTGTTGGATTAGCTCCCTTCCGCGAAAAGTATCCGGAACGCTTCTTCGACGTCGGTATCGCCGAACAACACGCTATTACCTCCGCAAGTGGACTCGCCCTGGGGGGAAAACACCCAGTAGTGGCCCTGTACTCCACCTTCCTGAACCGCGCATTTGACCAGCTCTTGATGGATGTAGCGCTCATTAAACAGCCTGTCACAGTGGTGCTTGACCGTTCGGGTGTAACAGGACCTGATGGCGCAAGCCATGATGGAATGTGGGACCTATCGCTGATGAGCATCATTCCCTCGATACGCGTAGCAGCACCGCGTGACCCACAACGCCTTCGTGAAGAAATTGCGGAAGCGATTGAGACTAAAGACGGACCGACCGTTGTGAGATATCCCAAGGGCATCGTCACTGATGACCTCAATGCGCTTGAGAGCACCGATGATGGTGTCGATATTCTCTGCAAGTATGGTGATGACATCCTCATTGTGGGAGTGGGTACCTTCGCCCGGCGAGCGGTGGCAGCTGCCCACAAGCTAGCGGAAGAAGGTATCCAGGCAACGGTTGTGGACCCCCGTTGGATTCTCCCCATTCCGCCCTCCATCCTTGCGCATGCCTGTCAGTACCGCATGGTTGTTGTGTATGAGGACAATGGCATTAATGGCGGCATTGGATCTGTCTTGGGTAACGTTCTGCGCAAGAATGAATGCGATGTCCCACTCCGTCAGCTTGCCCTTCCACAAGAGTTTCTCCCCGTAGGAACGCGCAAGACATTGCTTGAAGAACGCGGACTTGATGCAGAGAGCGCTGCAGAGCGTATGCAGGACTGGTTCCGTCACCTCACCCGCTAG